Proteins from a genomic interval of Gadus macrocephalus chromosome 2, ASM3116895v1:
- the gcat gene encoding 2-amino-3-ketobutyrate coenzyme A ligase, mitochondrial, with protein sequence MSLLPAVRGLLRPLRCVLTPPAPPRRGHAAVADARAILESELEGIRVAGTWKGERIITSKQGPRINVDGSRGTILNFCANNYLGLSSHPEVVQAGVDALNTYGAGLSSVRFICGTQDLHKELERRLAEFHEREDCILYASCFDANAGLFEVLLGPEDAVLSDELNHASIIDGIRLCRAKRLRYKHMSLEDLEARLQEAQSSRMRLVVTDGVFSMDGDVAPLEGICTLAERYGALVFIDECHATGFLGARGRGTDELLGVMDRVHIVNSTLGKALGGAAGGYTVGPKPLIDLLRQRSRPYLFSNSLPPPVVGSALRALEMLLASSHIAQSMAAKTMRFRDQMTEAGFTIAGSAHPICPVMLGDARLASLMADDMLKLGVYVVGFSFPVVPKGKARIRVQISAAHSDQDIDRCVEAFIQTGRKHSVVA encoded by the exons ATGTCTCTCCTGCCTGCCGTCCGGGGTCTGCTGAGACCCCTCAGGTGCGTCCTGACGCCCCCCGCCCCTCCGCGGCGCGGCCACGCGGCTGTCGCCGACGCGAGAGCGATTCTTGAGAGCGAACTGGAAGGGATCCGAGTGGCAGGAACCTGGAAAGGAGAACGGATCATCACGTCGAAGCAAGGTCCCAGGATCAACGTGGACGGCAGTCGTGGCA CAATCTTGAATTTCTGTGCCAACAACTACCTGGGTCTGTCCAGCCACCCAGAGGTGGTGCAGGCGGGGGTGGATGCTCTGAACACCTACGGGGCCGGTCTGAGCTCCGTCAGGTTCATCTGTGGCACTCAG GATCTCCACAAGGAGCTGGAGAGGAGGCTGGCTGAGTTCCATGAGAGGGAGGACTGCATCCTGTACGCCAGCTGCTTCGACGCCAACGCCGGCCTGtttgag gtgCTGCTGGGGCCGGAGGACGCGGTGCTGTCTGACGAGCTGAACCACGCCTCCATCATCGACGGGATCCGGCTCTGCCGCGCAAAGAGGCTGCGCTACAAACACATGAGCCTGGAGGACCTGGAGGCCCGCCTGCAGGAGGCCCAG tcgtcCCGCATGCGTCTGGTTGTGACCGACGGGGTGTTCTCCATGGACGGGGACGTGGCCCCGCTGGAGGGGATCTGCACGCTGGCCGAGCGCTACGGGGCGCTGGTCTTCATCGACGAGTGCCACGCCACCGGCTTCCTGGGCGCCCGCGGCAG GGGGACTGACGAGCTGCTGGGTGTGATGGACAGAGTCCACATCGTCAACTCCACCCTGGGGAAGGCCCTGGGAGGGGCCGCAG gCGGCTACACCGTGGGCCCCAAGCCCCTTATCGACCTGCTGCGCCAGCGCTCACGGCCCTACCTCTTCTCTAACTCTCTGCCGCCCCCGGTGGTGGGCAGTGCCCTGCGCGCCCTGGAGATGCTGCTGGCCTCCAGCCACATCGCCCAGAGCATGGCCGCCAAAACCATGAG GTTTAGGGACCAGATGACGGAGGCAGGCTTCACCATCGCCGGCTCCGCCCACCCCATCTGCCCCGTCATGCTTGGAGACGCACGGCTCGCCTCGCTGATGGCCGACGACATGCTCAAGCTAG gTGTGTATGTGGTGGGGTTCTCCTTCCCGGTGGTGCCCAAGGGCAAAGCCAGGATCCGGGTCCAGATCTCGGCGGCCCACTCGGACCAGGACATCGACCGCTGCGTAGAGGCCTTCATCCAGACGGGCAGGAAGCATAGCGTGGTTGCGTAG